Proteins co-encoded in one Pocillopora verrucosa isolate sample1 chromosome 1, ASM3666991v2, whole genome shotgun sequence genomic window:
- the LOC131789218 gene encoding ubiquitin thioesterase Zranb1-like: protein MPKKEESLKWACKYCTYFNWPCSVKCTLCRAPRPPRVITQEASRTTNVSEDIYEAASSDRIISTDPIICSSSDNKSLSPRLTEQTEDNSKWTCACCTYENWPRSLHCVMCRASKQKSGKNGRYTESGNGNRDASSKSVSPKSPRSVGNNGRLDSKTINNDKNRALLKIHKWTCPQCTYENWPKTTKCVLCKCLKPAKIKQEEVAKNTLLDNNPKRPSTSKKRSPTSSVSEATLEIQPSSQIGETIIYDIPASDDVNDNEEVLQIRNCLKDSDWLWLSACIGVVEGDTASVESYLNSGNDLSRQLTREDCLVLNRPGVFEVGHTLVHLAFKFKREELMTILLTPEVTSHHLRRVPCIACPELAADIRKQMGHTMRQRKGDWRCYFFTDQVTFVLPAEVQDFPGRVQRQVFDDILDREVQRVLEMESPVINWSEEITEQLGSRIYPLWNRSAGDCLLDSVLQASYGVFDRDNTLRRALYDSLTEGGSRFFSRYKEWESMQAETLQYSLDEDQWEQDWASILSLAGQPGTSLEQSHVFALAHILRRPVIIYGVKYVKSFRGEVLGLARFQGVYLPVLWEQTFCWKNPLVLGYTRGHFSALVAMETDNSNELGAGANVDSIDSVHVTYLPLVDYEGKLLPVHFLSAEERGSEERLLHEWLDCCVTEGGVLVAKQKLTPRPALVNQLIDDWLDRYRKLNKTK from the exons ATgccaaagaaagaagaaagcttaaaatGGGCGTGCAAGTATTGCACGTACTTTAATTGGCCCTGTTCTGTTAAATGCACTTTGTGCCGTGCACCAAGACCGCCTCGAGTTATCACGCAAGAAGCAAGCAGAACAACAAATGTATCAGAGGATATTTACGAGGCTGCTAGCAGCGATAGGATAATCTCAACTGACCCGATAATTTGCTCGTCGAGCGACAACAAAAGCTTGTCACCACGACTAACCGAACAGACAGAAGACAACTCAAAATGGACCTGTGCTTGTTGTACGTACGAAAATTGGCCTAGGTCCCTTCACTGCGTGATGTGCCGagcttcaaaacaaaaatcaggCAAGAACGGAAGGTACACAGAGTCTGGAAATGGAAACAGGGATGCTTCGTCGAAAAGTGTGTCTCCGAAGTCACCTCGTTCTGTTGGTAACAATGGTAGGTTAGACTCcaaaacaatcaacaatgaCAAAAACCGCGCGCTGTTGAAAATTCACAAGTGGACTTGTCCGCAGTGTACGTACGAGAACTGGCCAAAAACTACGAAGTGCGTCCTTTGCAAGTGTTTGAAACCGgccaaaataaaacaagaagaaGTTGCAAAGAACACGCTGCTAGACAATAACCCAAAAAGACCATCCACGTCGAAAAAGAGATCGCCTACTTCATCTGTCAGTGAAGCCACTTTAGAAATCCAGCCAAGCAGTCAGATTGGCGAAACGATAATTTATGATATTCCAGCCTCGGATGATGTTAATGATAATGAAGAAGTTCTCCAAATCCGAAATTGTTTAAAGGACTCTGACTGGCTGTGGTTGAGTGCTTGTATAGGCGTTGTTGAAGGTGATACGGCTTCTGTGGAGAGCTATTTAAACTCGGGTAACGATCTTTCCAGACAATTGACAAGAGAAGATTGTCTGGTGCTAAACCGACCTGGAGTGTTTGAAGTGGGGCACACATTAGTACATTTGgcctttaaatttaaaagagaGGAGCTCATGACAATTTTGCTCACTCCAGAAGTGACAAGCCATCATTTAAGACGTGTCCCCTGCATTGCATGCCCTGAACTTGCTGCAGACATTAGGAAACAGATGGGTCACACCATGAGGCAACGTAAAGGAGATTGGCGTTGTTACTTCTTCACTGATCAGGTTACATTTGTTCTACCAGCAG AGGTTCAAGACTTTCCAGGAAGAGTACAGAGGCAAGTGTTTGATGACATCTTAGATAGGGAAGTTCAAAGAG TTCTAGAGATGGAATCTCCTGTTATCAACTGGAGTGAAGAGATTACTGAACAGTTAGGAAGTAGGATCTACCCCTTATGGAATCGTTCTGCTGGTGACTGCCTTCTAGACTCTGTTCTTCAAGCTTCATATGGTGTCTTTGACAGAGATAATACTCTAAGACGAGCACTTTATGACAGCTTAACAGAAGGAGGCTCAAG GTTTTTCAGTAGGTACAAGGAGTGGGAATCTATGCAAGCAGAAACTCTTCAATATTCTCTAGATGAAGATCAATGGGAACAGGACTGGGCCTCCATTCTTAGTCTTGCTGGTCAGCCTGGAACTTCCTTAGAGCAGTCACATGTATTCGCTCTGGCACACATTCTACGCCGACCTGTAATCATTTATGGTGTGAAATATGTCAAGAGTTTCAGAGGAGAGGTGCTTGGGCTTGCTAGGTTTCAAG gAGTCTATCTACCTGTTTTATGGGAACAGACTTTCTGTTGGAAGAATCCATTAGTATTAGGCTATACAAGGGGACATTTCTCTGCTTTGGTGGCAATGGAAACTGATAACTCTAATGAACTTGGTGCAGGAGCCAATGTGGATAGTATAGACAGTGTTCATGTGACCTATTTACCTCTGGTTGACTATGAGGGCAAATTACTACCTGTTCACTTTTTGTCTGCAGAGGAG AGGGGTAGTGAAGAGCGCCTGTTGCATGAGTGGCTAGACTGTTGTGTGACAGAAGGTGGGGTCCTAGTGGCAAAGCAGAAGCTGACACCAAGACCTGCACTTGTCAACCAACTGATTGATGATTGGTTAGATCGCTACAGGAAACTAAACAAAACCAAATGA